From the genome of Streptomyces sp. NBC_01116, one region includes:
- a CDS encoding DsrE family protein has product MPKKLVIKVTAGPEAAERCSQAFTVAAVGVASGVEVSLWLTGESSWFALPGRAAEFELPHAAPLPDLLDSILAGGRITLCTQCAARRGIGEKDVLEGVRIAGAQVFVQEAMADGAQALVY; this is encoded by the coding sequence ATGCCGAAGAAGCTTGTGATCAAGGTGACCGCCGGGCCCGAGGCCGCCGAGCGCTGCTCCCAGGCCTTCACCGTGGCGGCCGTGGGCGTCGCCAGCGGTGTGGAGGTCTCGCTCTGGCTGACCGGCGAGTCCTCGTGGTTCGCCCTGCCCGGCCGGGCCGCCGAGTTCGAACTGCCGCACGCCGCCCCGCTGCCCGACCTGCTGGACTCGATCCTGGCGGGCGGCCGGATCACCCTGTGCACCCAGTGCGCGGCCCGGCGCGGCATCGGCGAGAAGGACGTGCTGGAGGGCGTACGGATCGCGGGCGCACAGGTCTTCGTGCAGGAGGCCATGGCGGACGGTGCCCAGGCGCTCGTCTACTGA
- a CDS encoding DUF3099 domain-containing protein, giving the protein MYARRRRKYFLMMGGCIALFVSAWAVVRLWSMPVAIGMCVVAMVIPPVAAVVANRRGPEDRWWDDPSGDPTSDEWWDELDGRKRR; this is encoded by the coding sequence ATGTACGCCCGACGCAGGCGGAAGTACTTCCTCATGATGGGCGGATGCATCGCGCTCTTCGTGTCCGCCTGGGCCGTGGTGCGCCTGTGGTCCATGCCGGTCGCCATCGGCATGTGCGTGGTCGCCATGGTGATCCCGCCCGTCGCCGCCGTGGTCGCCAACCGGCGGGGCCCGGAGGACCGCTGGTGGGACGACCCCTCGGGCGATCCGACGTCCGACGAGTGGTGGGACGAGCTCGACGGCAGGAAGCGCCGCTGA
- a CDS encoding DUF1416 domain-containing protein, which produces MCGAQAGGPDASTIKPGETTIQGSVTRDGEPVTGYVRLLDSTGEFTAEVPTSATGQFRFYAAEGTWTLRALVPGGSADRTVVAQTGGLSEVAIAV; this is translated from the coding sequence ATGTGTGGAGCACAGGCCGGTGGCCCCGACGCTTCGACGATCAAGCCCGGTGAGACCACCATCCAGGGCAGCGTGACCCGCGACGGCGAGCCCGTCACCGGCTACGTGCGCCTGCTGGACTCGACCGGCGAGTTCACCGCCGAGGTCCCGACCTCGGCGACCGGACAGTTCCGGTTCTACGCCGCCGAGGGCACCTGGACGCTCCGCGCCCTGGTTCCGGGCGGCAGCGCCGACCGCACGGTCGTCGCGCAGACCGGCGGGCTGTCCGAGGTCGCCATCGCCGTCTGA
- a CDS encoding sulfurtransferase translates to MSRSDVLVDADWVEAHIDDPQVAIVEVDEDTSAYEKNHIKNAIRIDWTKDLQDPVRRDFVDQAGFEKLLSEKGIGNDTLVVLYGGNNNWFASYAYWYFKLYGHENVKLLDGGRKKWELDSRDLTDAVPTRPATQYTAKPQDESIRAYRDDVVKAIGNQNLVDVRSPDEFSGKLLAPAHLPQEQSQRPGHVPSARNIPWSKNANDDGTFKSDDELKALYEDEQVDLAKDTIAYCRIGERSALTWFVLHELLGQENVKNYDGSWTEYGSLVGVPIELGPAK, encoded by the coding sequence ATGAGCCGCAGCGACGTCCTGGTAGACGCCGACTGGGTCGAGGCCCACATCGACGACCCGCAGGTCGCCATCGTCGAGGTGGACGAGGACACCTCGGCGTACGAGAAGAACCACATCAAGAACGCGATCCGGATCGACTGGACCAAGGACCTCCAGGACCCGGTCCGCCGGGACTTCGTCGACCAGGCCGGCTTCGAGAAGCTGCTCAGCGAGAAGGGCATCGGCAACGACACGCTGGTCGTCCTCTACGGCGGCAACAACAACTGGTTCGCCTCCTACGCCTACTGGTACTTCAAGCTGTACGGCCACGAGAACGTCAAGCTCCTCGACGGCGGCCGCAAGAAGTGGGAGCTCGACTCCCGCGACCTGACCGACGCCGTCCCGACGCGCCCGGCCACGCAGTACACGGCCAAGCCGCAGGACGAGTCGATCCGCGCCTACCGCGACGACGTCGTCAAGGCCATCGGCAACCAGAACCTGGTCGACGTGCGCTCGCCCGACGAGTTCAGCGGCAAGCTGCTCGCCCCGGCCCACCTCCCGCAGGAGCAGTCGCAGCGCCCCGGCCACGTGCCGAGCGCCCGCAACATCCCGTGGTCGAAGAACGCCAACGACGACGGCACGTTCAAGTCGGACGACGAGCTCAAGGCCCTCTACGAGGACGAGCAGGTCGACCTGGCGAAGGACACCATCGCCTACTGCCGCATCGGTGAGCGCTCCGCGCTCACCTGGTTCGTGCTCCACGAGCTGCTCGGCCAGGAGAACGTCAAGAACTACGACGGTTCCTGGACCGAGTACGGCTCCCTCGTCGGTGTGCCGATCGAGCTCGGCCCCGCCAAGTAG
- a CDS encoding putative leader peptide, with product MKRQADLTKRRAVDLCRVAAMLCRTF from the coding sequence ATGAAGCGACAGGCGGATCTCACGAAGCGGCGGGCAGTAGACCTGTGCCGCGTCGCCGCCATGCTCTGTCGCACCTTCTGA
- a CDS encoding DUF2993 domain-containing protein, producing the protein MRALRILLVLVVVLGGLFLAVDRAAVWFAESEAEDRVTISGGGPATTEISIKGFPFLTQLAGSRLDRVDVDLTGMEASAAGRSIRVSEVRAELHDVKLGSGYRSATAARATGTALVSYEDLTAAASDGVVVEYGGKGKAKVTGTVEILGRPISRSVLSTVTRVDGRTIKVRADEVPGEGIPGVEELVRKKTDFEGDIDGLPRGLELREVKVTEKGLEISVAGSDVSLTG; encoded by the coding sequence ATGCGCGCGCTGCGAATACTGCTGGTCCTGGTGGTGGTGCTCGGCGGTCTCTTCCTCGCCGTCGACCGCGCGGCCGTCTGGTTCGCCGAGTCCGAGGCCGAGGACCGGGTCACGATCAGCGGGGGCGGGCCCGCCACGACGGAGATCTCGATCAAGGGCTTCCCCTTCCTCACCCAGCTCGCCGGCTCGCGGCTCGACCGGGTCGACGTCGACCTCACCGGCATGGAGGCCAGCGCCGCCGGGCGTTCGATACGGGTCAGCGAGGTCCGGGCCGAACTGCACGACGTGAAGCTCGGCTCCGGCTACCGGAGCGCCACCGCCGCCCGCGCCACCGGCACCGCGCTCGTCAGCTACGAGGACCTGACGGCGGCGGCCAGCGACGGCGTCGTCGTGGAGTACGGCGGCAAGGGCAAGGCGAAGGTCACCGGCACGGTCGAGATCCTCGGCCGGCCGATCTCGCGCAGCGTGCTGTCCACCGTGACCCGCGTCGACGGCCGGACGATCAAGGTGCGTGCGGACGAGGTGCCGGGTGAGGGGATTCCCGGCGTCGAGGAGCTGGTCCGCAAGAAGACCGACTTCGAGGGCGACATCGACGGGCTTCCGCGGGGCCTGGAGCTCCGCGAGGTCAAGGTGACCGAGAAGGGCCTGGAGATATCGGTGGCCGGCTCGGACGTCTCCCTGACCGGCTGA
- a CDS encoding MoaD/ThiS family protein, which translates to MAAGTIRYWAAAKAAAGTAEEPYAAETLAEALDAARERHPGELGQVLRRCSFLIDGNPVGTRGHETVRLAEGGTVEVLPPFAGG; encoded by the coding sequence ATGGCAGCGGGGACGATCCGCTACTGGGCCGCGGCCAAGGCCGCGGCGGGCACCGCGGAGGAACCGTACGCGGCGGAGACCCTCGCCGAGGCGCTCGACGCCGCGCGCGAGAGGCACCCGGGCGAACTGGGCCAGGTGCTCCGGCGGTGCTCGTTCCTCATCGACGGGAACCCCGTCGGGACCCGTGGGCATGAGACCGTACGCCTTGCCGAGGGCGGCACGGTCGAGGTGCTCCCGCCGTTCGCAGGAGGGTGA
- a CDS encoding alpha/beta hydrolase yields MLTDDGVPVEAVYEPCTTGAGTPGGEAGEGPAATPVIVVAHGFTGSADRPAVRRAARVFARRAAVITFSFRGHGRSGGRSTVGDREVLDLAAAVAWARELGHSRVVTVGFSMGGSVVLRHGALYAAESGAVHTAVRVPERAGRTGGSGAHTDAVVSVSAPARWYYRGTAPMRRLHWVVTRPSGRLVGRYGFRTRIATGDWDPVPLSPVAAVPLIAPAPLLLVHGDRDPYFPLDHPRMLAEAAGPGGAELWLERGMGHAENAADDALLARIADWATAAPRA; encoded by the coding sequence TTGCTGACGGATGACGGCGTACCGGTCGAGGCGGTGTACGAACCGTGTACGACAGGTGCCGGGACGCCGGGCGGCGAAGCGGGCGAGGGGCCCGCGGCGACCCCCGTGATCGTCGTCGCGCACGGTTTCACCGGCTCGGCCGACCGCCCCGCCGTGCGGCGCGCCGCACGGGTCTTCGCCCGGCGTGCGGCCGTGATCACGTTCTCGTTCCGGGGTCACGGACGGTCCGGCGGGCGCTCCACGGTGGGCGACCGCGAGGTGCTGGACCTGGCCGCGGCGGTGGCCTGGGCGCGGGAGCTGGGGCACTCCCGGGTGGTGACGGTCGGGTTCTCGATGGGCGGCTCGGTGGTGCTCCGGCACGGCGCCCTGTACGCGGCGGAATCCGGGGCGGTGCATACCGCCGTTCGTGTACCGGAGCGCGCGGGGCGCACGGGCGGTTCGGGGGCGCACACGGACGCGGTGGTCTCCGTCAGCGCTCCCGCTCGCTGGTACTACCGGGGGACGGCCCCGATGCGCCGGCTGCACTGGGTGGTCACCCGCCCCTCGGGCCGCCTCGTCGGGCGCTACGGGTTCCGTACCCGCATCGCGACCGGGGACTGGGACCCCGTCCCGCTCTCCCCGGTCGCCGCGGTCCCGCTCATCGCCCCGGCCCCGCTGCTGCTCGTGCACGGCGACCGGGACCCGTACTTCCCGCTGGACCACCCGAGGATGCTGGCGGAGGCCGCCGGTCCGGGCGGCGCGGAGCTGTGGCTGGAGCGGGGGATGGGCCACGCCGAGAACGCGGCGGACGACGCCCTGCTGGCCCGTATCGCCGACTGGGCGACGGCCGCGCCGCGCGCGTGA
- a CDS encoding winged helix-turn-helix domain-containing protein, translating to MSSLLLLTNALQPSTEVLPALGLLLHSVRVAPAEGPALVDTPGADVILVDGRRDLPQVRSLCQLLRSTGLGCPLILVVTEGGLAAVTADWGIDDVLLDTAGPAEVEARLRLAMGRRQITSDDSPMEIRNGDLSVDEATYSAKLKGRVLDLTFKEFELLKYLAQHPGRVFTRAQLLQEVWGYDYFGGTRTVDVHVRRLRAKLGPEHESLIGTVRNVGYRFVTPEKVERAAEEAKDRAAAQRQHQSRETGAHTRSEQSPAAGVTEEAPVEAAKR from the coding sequence ATGAGTTCACTGCTGCTTCTGACGAACGCACTCCAGCCGTCGACGGAGGTGCTCCCCGCCCTCGGGCTTCTGCTCCACAGCGTGCGGGTGGCCCCCGCCGAGGGCCCGGCCCTCGTGGACACCCCGGGCGCCGACGTGATCCTCGTCGACGGGCGGCGCGACCTTCCGCAGGTCCGCTCGCTCTGTCAGCTGCTGCGGTCCACGGGGCTGGGCTGTCCGCTGATCCTCGTCGTCACCGAGGGCGGTCTCGCGGCCGTCACCGCCGACTGGGGCATCGACGACGTGCTGCTGGACACGGCGGGACCGGCCGAGGTCGAGGCCCGGCTGCGGCTGGCCATGGGCCGCCGGCAGATCACCTCCGACGACTCCCCGATGGAGATCCGCAACGGTGATCTCTCCGTCGACGAGGCGACGTACAGCGCGAAGCTCAAGGGGCGGGTCCTGGACCTGACCTTCAAGGAATTCGAACTGCTGAAGTACCTCGCCCAGCACCCGGGCCGGGTCTTCACCCGCGCCCAGCTCCTCCAGGAGGTCTGGGGCTACGACTACTTCGGCGGTACGCGGACGGTCGACGTCCACGTGCGGCGGCTGCGCGCCAAGCTCGGCCCCGAGCACGAGTCGCTGATCGGCACCGTGCGCAACGTCGGCTACCGCTTCGTCACGCCGGAGAAGGTCGAGCGCGCGGCGGAGGAGGCGAAGGACCGGGCCGCCGCCCAGCGGCAGCACCAGTCGAGGGAAACCGGAGCCCACACCCGTTCGGAGCAGTCCCCGGCCGCCGGGGTGACGGAAGAAGCCCCGGTAGAGGCTGCCAAGAGGTAG
- a CDS encoding LacI family DNA-binding transcriptional regulator produces the protein MAKVTRDDVARLAGTSTAVVSYVINNGPRPVAPATRERVLAAIKQLGYRPDRVAQAMASRRTDLIGMIVPDARQPFFAEMAHAVEQAAAERGKMVLVGNSDYRDEREVHYLRAFLGMRVSGLILVSQGPSERAAAEIEAWDARVVLLHERPEAIDDVAVVTDDVGGAQLATRHLLEHGNAYVACLGGTEETPSVGDPVADHVEGWRRAMHESGRSTEGRLFQAPYNRYDAYQVALGLLAGPDRPPAIFCATDDQAFGVLRAARELRIDVPGELAVAGFDDVKEAGLTDPPLTTVHSDRPAMARAAVDLVLDDSLRVSGSRRERLKQFPSALVVRRSCGCGEPPASA, from the coding sequence GTGGCCAAGGTGACGCGGGACGATGTGGCGAGACTGGCGGGGACGTCGACCGCGGTCGTCAGCTACGTCATCAACAACGGACCCCGGCCGGTCGCCCCGGCCACGCGCGAGCGGGTGCTCGCCGCGATCAAGCAGTTGGGCTACCGGCCCGACCGGGTCGCCCAGGCCATGGCCTCGCGCCGCACGGACCTCATAGGAATGATCGTCCCGGACGCCCGGCAGCCGTTCTTCGCGGAGATGGCGCACGCGGTCGAACAGGCCGCCGCCGAGCGCGGGAAAATGGTGCTCGTCGGCAATTCCGACTACCGCGACGAGCGCGAGGTCCACTATCTGCGGGCCTTCCTCGGTATGCGCGTCTCCGGGCTGATCCTGGTCAGCCAGGGTCCCAGCGAGCGCGCCGCCGCCGAGATCGAGGCCTGGGACGCCCGGGTCGTCCTGCTGCACGAGCGCCCCGAGGCGATCGACGACGTCGCCGTCGTCACCGACGACGTGGGCGGCGCCCAGCTCGCCACCCGGCATCTGCTGGAGCACGGCAACGCGTACGTGGCCTGCCTCGGCGGCACGGAGGAGACCCCGTCGGTCGGCGACCCGGTCGCCGACCACGTCGAGGGCTGGCGGCGGGCGATGCACGAGTCGGGCCGCTCCACGGAGGGCCGGCTCTTCCAGGCCCCGTACAACCGCTACGACGCCTATCAGGTGGCCCTCGGGCTGCTGGCGGGCCCGGACCGGCCCCCGGCGATCTTCTGCGCCACGGACGACCAGGCCTTCGGCGTGCTGCGGGCCGCCCGTGAGCTGCGCATCGACGTGCCGGGCGAGCTGGCGGTGGCGGGCTTCGACGACGTGAAGGAGGCCGGCCTCACCGATCCGCCGCTGACCACGGTCCACTCCGACCGGCCGGCGATGGCGCGGGCGGCGGTGGACCTGGTGCTGGACGACTCGCTGCGGGTCTCGGGGTCGCGGCGCGAGCGGCTGAAGCAGTTCCCCTCCGCGCTGGTGGTCCGTCGCTCGTGCGGCTGCGGGGAGCCTCCCGCGTCCGCCTGA
- a CDS encoding S1C family serine protease translates to MTENLRPSGAHSTDQDPTAYPYAPSYGTAQTGAAQTGAAQTGAAQTGAAQTGAAGGYPPPPAYAPTTRRRAKRPIALLAAVALAAGVVGGGTATLVGRLNGGDPAATGSGGAVNGTTVSQSSKGTVSGVAEAVSPAIVEIGAASSAGNSTGSGVVITEDGEIVTNNHVISGAQQIQVTLSTGRTYTADVVGTDPDKDLALIKLRGASGLKTATLGDSSQVKVGDQVVAIGSPEGLTGTVTSGIVSALDRDVTVAKDDSGGSGQGQGRQGGGQQWPFEFGGQQFNGDTGEETTTYKALQTDASLNPGNSGGALINMDGEIIGINSAMYAPSSSAGGSGSTAGSVGLGFAIPVDTLKADLDTLRAGDGS, encoded by the coding sequence ATGACGGAGAACCTTCGCCCGAGCGGCGCGCACTCGACGGACCAGGACCCGACCGCGTACCCGTACGCCCCCTCCTACGGCACGGCGCAGACCGGTGCGGCGCAGACCGGTGCGGCGCAGACCGGTGCGGCGCAGACCGGTGCGGCGCAGACCGGTGCGGCCGGCGGCTACCCGCCGCCGCCCGCGTACGCCCCCACCACCAGGCGCAGGGCCAAGCGGCCCATCGCGCTGCTGGCGGCGGTGGCGCTCGCCGCGGGTGTGGTCGGCGGCGGCACCGCCACCCTCGTCGGCCGGCTGAACGGCGGTGACCCCGCCGCCACCGGCTCCGGCGGCGCGGTCAACGGCACCACCGTCTCGCAGAGCAGCAAGGGCACCGTCTCGGGCGTCGCGGAGGCGGTCTCGCCCGCGATCGTGGAGATCGGCGCGGCCTCGTCGGCGGGCAATTCCACCGGGTCGGGCGTGGTGATCACCGAGGACGGCGAGATCGTCACCAACAACCACGTCATCTCGGGCGCGCAGCAGATCCAGGTCACGCTCTCCACCGGCAGGACCTATACGGCCGACGTCGTGGGCACCGACCCCGACAAGGACCTCGCGCTCATCAAGCTCCGGGGCGCGAGCGGTCTGAAGACGGCCACGCTCGGCGACTCCTCGCAGGTCAAGGTCGGTGACCAGGTCGTGGCGATCGGCTCGCCCGAGGGCCTGACCGGCACCGTCACCAGCGGCATCGTCTCCGCGCTCGACCGGGACGTCACCGTCGCCAAGGACGACTCCGGCGGCTCGGGCCAGGGCCAGGGCCGCCAGGGTGGCGGCCAGCAGTGGCCGTTCGAGTTCGGGGGGCAGCAGTTCAACGGCGACACGGGCGAGGAGACCACCACGTACAAGGCGCTCCAGACCGACGCGTCGCTCAACCCCGGCAACTCCGGTGGCGCGCTGATCAACATGGACGGCGAGATCATCGGCATCAACTCCGCGATGTACGCGCCGAGTTCCTCGGCAGGGGGCAGCGGTTCGACGGCGGGCAGCGTGGGCCTCGGCTTCGCGATCCCGGTGGACACCCTCAAGGCCGACCTGGACACCCTGCGCGCGGGTGACGGTTCCTGA
- a CDS encoding response regulator transcription factor: protein MSPAEDDPQRILIVDDEPAVREALQRSLAFEGYGTQVAVDGYDALAVAEAYAPDLIVLDIQMPRMDGLTAARRIRATGSTTPILMLTARDTVGDRVTGLDAGADDYLVKPFELDELFARIRALLRRSSYASAAGTDAPDDDVLSFADLRMDLATREVTRGGRRVELTRTEFTLLEMFLSHPRQVLTREQILKAVWGFDFEPSSNSLDVYVMYLRRKTEAGGEPRLVHTVRGVGYALRTGGSGEA, encoded by the coding sequence ATGAGCCCCGCCGAAGACGATCCCCAGCGCATCCTGATCGTCGACGACGAGCCGGCCGTGCGCGAGGCGCTCCAGCGCAGCCTCGCCTTCGAGGGATACGGGACCCAGGTCGCGGTCGACGGGTACGACGCCCTGGCGGTGGCCGAGGCCTACGCCCCCGACCTCATCGTCCTGGACATCCAGATGCCCCGGATGGACGGCCTCACCGCCGCCCGCCGCATCCGGGCCACCGGCTCGACCACGCCCATCCTCATGCTCACCGCCCGCGACACCGTCGGCGACCGGGTCACCGGCCTCGACGCCGGGGCGGACGACTACCTGGTCAAGCCGTTCGAGCTGGACGAGCTGTTCGCCCGCATCCGGGCCCTGCTGCGCCGCAGCTCCTACGCCTCCGCGGCCGGCACGGACGCCCCCGACGACGACGTCCTCTCCTTCGCCGACCTGCGGATGGACCTGGCCACCCGTGAGGTCACCCGGGGCGGCCGGCGGGTCGAGCTGACCCGCACCGAGTTCACGCTGCTGGAGATGTTCCTGTCGCACCCGCGCCAGGTGCTGACCCGGGAGCAGATCCTCAAGGCCGTCTGGGGCTTCGACTTCGAGCCGAGCTCCAACTCCCTGGACGTGTACGTGATGTATCTGCGCCGCAAGACGGAGGCGGGCGGCGAACCGCGCCTCGTCCACACCGTGCGCGGGGTGGGCTACGCGCTGCGCACGGGTGGGAGCGGGGAGGCGTGA